The Coregonus clupeaformis isolate EN_2021a chromosome 8, ASM2061545v1, whole genome shotgun sequence genome has a segment encoding these proteins:
- the LOC121572263 gene encoding upstream-binding protein 1 — translation MAWVLKMDDATIESGLVHDFDASLSGIGQELGAGAYSMSDVLALPIFKQEDSSLPSDSESCSPNPPFQYVLCAATSPAVKLHDETLTYLNQGQSYEIRMLDNRKLELAEINNRSVKSIVRVVFHDRRLQYTEHQQLEGWKWNRPGDRLLDIDIPLSVGIMEAKANPSQLNAAEFLWDLNKRASVFVQVHCISTEFTPRKHGGEKGVPFRIQIDTFRQGDSGEYTEHLHSASCQIKVFKPKGADRKQKTDREKMEKRTSQEKEKYQSSYNTTILSELRLEPIVEEAGDYELKKSSKRTLPADCGDSLAKRGSCSPWPDAYVSSPQTAGPSFTSTPLSTYTASSVPDSGSSSPNHQADPVSQVVTEQLSPTATIQETQKWLVKNRFNTYARLFSHFSGFDLLKLTRDDLVQICGAADGIRLFNTLTSRSVRPRLTLYVCQECEVYSPLLERCCDSQNRERGDAPNLYVYHALYLEELTAAELIRKMACVCSVPLGQINQVYRQGPSGIHILLSDQMVYNLPDESCFLIGTVKDETGEGLHQMGEGIHLVLK, via the exons ATGGCCTGGGTGCTGAAGATGGACGATGCCACCATCGAGTCGGGGCTGGTACACGACTTCGATGCCAGTCTGTCGGGCATCGGGCAGGAGCTGGGGGCTGGCGCGTACAGTATGAG tgatgtGCTGGCCCTACCCATTTTTAAACAGGAGGACTCCAGTCTTCCTTCAGACAGTGAGAGCTGCAGTCCCAACCCTCCCTTCCAGTATGTTCTCTGTGCTGCCACCTCCCCTGCTGTCAAACTACACGACGAGACACTCACCTACCTAAACCAAG GCCAGTCTTATGAGATCCGTATGCTGGACAACAGAAAGCTGGAGTTAGCAGAGATAAACAACAGGAGTGTCAAG agcatCGTTAGGGTGGTGTTCCATGACAGGAGACTCCAGTACACAGAGCACCAGCAGCTGGAGGGGTGGAAGTGGAATCGCCCTGGAGACCGTCTCCTAGACATCG acaTCCCCTTGTCAGTGGGTATCATGGAAGCCAAGGCCAACCCCTCTCAGCTCAACGCTGCCGAGTTCCTCTGGGACCTCAACAAGAGAGCCTCTGTGTTTGTGCAG gtcCACTGCATCAGTACAGAGTTCACCCCTAGGAAGCATGGAGGGGAGAAGGGAGTTCCCTTCAGGATCCAGATCGACACTTTCAGACAGGGCGACAGCGGAGAGTACACTGAACACCTCCACTCTGCCTCCTGCCAAATCAAAGTCTTCAAG CCAAAGGGGGCCGACAGGAAACAGAAGACTgacagagagaagatggagaaacGAACATCTCAGGAGAAGGAGAAGTACCAATCCTCCTACAACACAACCATCCTATCAGAG TTGAGGCTGGAGCCTATCGTAGAGGAGGCGGGAGACTATGAGCTGAAGAAGTCCAGCAAGAGGACGCTGCCGGCTGACTGTGGGGACTCGCTGGCCAAGAGAGGCAGT TGTTCTCCATGGCCTGATGCCTACGTCAGCTCTCCCCAGACAGCTGGCCCCTCCTTCAcctccacacctctctccacGTACACTGCCTCCTCCGTACccgacag TGGCTCCTCGTCGCCCAATCACCAGGCAGACCCTGTCAGCCAAGTCGTCACAGAG caACTCAGTCCTACAGCTACCATCCAGGAGACTCAGAAGTGGCTTGTCAAAAACCGCTTCAACACCTACGCACGACTCTTCTCCCACTTCTCAG GTTTTGACTTATTAAAGTTGACCCGGGACGACCTGGTTCAGATCTGTGGAGCTGCTGATGGGATCAGACTCTTCAACACACTAACATCCAG GTCGGTGCGTCCCAGGTTGACCCTCTATGTGTGTCAGGAGTGTGAGGTGTATAGCCCCCTGCTGGAAAGATGCTGTGACAGCCAGAACAGAGAGCGCGGTGACGCACCTAATTTATACG tgtACCATGCTCTGTACCTGGAAGAGCTGACTGCGGCTGAGTTGATCAGGAAGATGGCGTGTGTGTGTAGCGTTCCACTGGGACAGATCAACCAGGTCTACCGGCAAGGACCCTCAGGAATACACATACTGCTGAgtgaccag ATGGTTTACAACTTACCTGACGAGAGCTGCTTTCTCATCGGCACAGTCAAAG atgaaACGGGGGAGGGGCTCCACCAAATGGGGGAGGGGATTCACCTGGTTTTGAAGTAG